A genome region from Chengkuizengella sp. SCS-71B includes the following:
- a CDS encoding transglutaminase-like domain-containing protein: MEHNVKPLQRSKDWIVSGIICVLLFILCWEWIHPLVSISNFKTMFGIYPFAISLALFIFIDYLHIPFVVNWFLKICICWFLIIYGFYSKDIFDIQASVQYFQVTISDVTNLLDGKLHLWSKENKIFIFMFGWSIIISIIQTLMVRHLISGWFVAITIMYLFILQLVLGMDTSLAIIRSLTIGLLSMALLHYIKMKHHHTKNSLVQQNKNSMIWTISVVIIICMIISVGMILSKDKSKEIEILNLSIIHDYLKEMTSYAKVDGDYSLNGNFSFLSGYGFDNSTLGGQVQLNHDPVFVGKTERETYWRGESKSFYNGKGWDQSINTPQQTNEYYEATSIPTEIIHQNVLIQNQDLGNIVFSGGIIHQFYGLVTSDGTFYSEDSLRFDSSTQKYNIQNLNDEVLYYQMKVEIPDYQSQMVQNTNLNGELIQLHRDERLKYLQLPESLPSRVRNLSEDITSEFIDHYSKTVAIEKYLKENYEYNLEKVVIPAANEDFVDHFLFEQKLGYCDHFSTSMVVMLRSIGIPARWVRGFAPGELQNANAQLNEGLKEYIVRNSDAHSWPEVFIKGIGWIPFEPTPDFTSHVDEQVVTALNQSIVEQSIKDSQPPSENQANNNSLLWEFVVLSSAAGFLLIVYLNWRSDLALWFKLRKLNFSGNKKDMLVKRYERYWVKLFHCFGEIPQGQSIREYVEALKLPKKEQNLALKEFASKYEVLRYSENPYEWISKKRLNELWNKMMNK; encoded by the coding sequence ATGGAGCATAATGTGAAACCTCTGCAACGTTCTAAAGATTGGATTGTAAGCGGAATCATCTGTGTATTGCTATTTATTTTGTGCTGGGAATGGATTCATCCTTTGGTGTCGATATCAAATTTTAAAACTATGTTTGGAATATATCCATTTGCTATCTCTCTAGCATTGTTTATATTTATTGATTATTTACATATTCCATTTGTAGTCAATTGGTTTTTAAAAATATGTATTTGTTGGTTTCTCATTATATATGGTTTTTACTCTAAAGATATATTTGATATACAAGCTTCAGTACAGTACTTCCAAGTGACTATATCTGATGTAACCAACTTATTAGATGGAAAGCTTCATTTATGGAGTAAAGAAAATAAAATTTTTATATTTATGTTCGGATGGTCAATTATTATCTCCATCATTCAAACTTTAATGGTTCGCCATCTTATTAGTGGATGGTTTGTAGCGATAACCATCATGTATCTTTTCATTTTACAACTTGTATTAGGAATGGATACTTCGCTGGCGATTATACGAAGTTTAACGATAGGACTTCTGTCCATGGCGTTACTGCACTATATTAAAATGAAACACCACCATACAAAGAACTCACTCGTTCAGCAAAATAAAAATTCAATGATATGGACTATTTCTGTTGTAATCATCATTTGTATGATTATTTCTGTGGGGATGATTTTATCAAAGGATAAATCCAAGGAAATTGAAATATTAAACCTGTCTATTATTCATGACTATTTAAAAGAGATGACTTCGTATGCAAAAGTAGATGGGGATTATAGTTTGAATGGAAACTTTTCTTTTTTAAGTGGTTATGGATTTGATAACTCAACGTTAGGTGGGCAGGTTCAACTAAATCATGATCCTGTTTTTGTAGGCAAAACAGAGAGAGAAACATATTGGCGAGGGGAATCAAAAAGCTTTTACAATGGAAAGGGTTGGGATCAATCTATAAATACCCCTCAACAAACGAATGAATATTATGAAGCGACTAGTATACCAACAGAAATCATACACCAAAACGTTTTAATTCAAAATCAGGACCTTGGAAATATTGTGTTTAGTGGTGGTATTATTCATCAATTTTATGGCTTAGTAACAAGTGATGGTACTTTTTATTCTGAAGACTCATTGCGTTTTGATTCTTCTACACAAAAATACAACATACAGAACTTAAATGATGAAGTACTGTATTATCAAATGAAAGTAGAAATACCAGACTATCAATCGCAAATGGTTCAAAATACTAACTTAAATGGTGAACTAATTCAACTTCATCGAGATGAACGTTTAAAATATTTACAACTTCCTGAATCATTACCCTCTCGAGTGAGGAATCTCAGCGAAGACATTACAAGTGAATTTATTGATCACTATTCTAAAACGGTAGCTATAGAGAAATATTTAAAGGAAAATTATGAATATAATTTAGAAAAAGTAGTCATCCCAGCAGCAAATGAAGATTTTGTAGATCATTTTTTATTTGAGCAAAAATTAGGGTATTGCGATCATTTTTCAACCTCTATGGTAGTCATGCTTCGTTCTATTGGAATTCCTGCAAGGTGGGTAAGAGGTTTTGCTCCTGGAGAATTACAAAATGCAAATGCACAATTAAACGAAGGATTAAAGGAGTATATTGTTCGTAACTCAGATGCACATTCATGGCCTGAGGTTTTTATTAAAGGGATTGGTTGGATTCCATTTGAACCAACACCTGATTTTACAAGTCATGTAGATGAACAGGTGGTTACAGCATTAAATCAATCTATTGTTGAACAATCAATTAAGGATTCTCAACCTCCTTCTGAGAATCAAGCAAATAATAATTCCTTGTTATGGGAATTTGTAGTTTTGAGTTCAGCTGCTGGATTTTTACTTATTGTTTATTTGAATTGGCGAAGTGACCTTGCATTATGGTTTAAATTAAGAAAACTTAATTTCTCGGGAAATAAAAAGGACATGCTTGTAAAGAGATACGAGCGTTATTGGGTGAAGCTTTTCCATTGTTTTGGTGAAATTCCCCAAGGACAATCC